The Terriglobus roseus region GATTCCCACTGATCGCGAATGTCGCCCGTGGTTCGCCACAGGTTTCCACCGGCCTTATAGCCCCACTTCCACGGATCGTTTTCGCCGTACTGGCAAAGGCTGAAGACGATTGGACGGCCAGTGCTCTGAAGGGCCTCTCCCATTTTCTGATAAAGCGCTTGATGGATCTCGGGCGTGGATTTGTAGATATTGCGCGCGCTGCAAAGATCGTACTTTAGGTAATCGATACCCCAGGATGCATATGTCTTAGCATCCTGCGCTTCATGGCCAAAACTGCCCGTGTAACCGGCACAGTTCTTGGGTCCCGGTGAAGAATAGATCCCAAGCTTCAAACCTTTGGAATGGACATAGTCAGCAAGTGCCTTCATGTCGTGAAACTTCTGGTTCAACTGGATGTTGCCATTGGCATCGCGGCCACCCTCCCACGTGTCATCAATGTTCACGTAGATGTAGCCCATCTTGCTCATGCCGGTGGATACAAGTGCGTCCGCAGCGGCACGCACATCTGCTTCCGTAACTCGACCTGCGAACTTGTTCCAGGAGTTCCATCCCATTGGCGGCGTACGCACCAGGCCGTTGTCTGGCAAGTCGCGTAGTGCGGGAAGCGGAAGTGGCGCGGGTGGCATGGCTGCCTCACGCGTGCTGCGCACCGCTTCGCCGGTCATGGTTTGACCGCGAAACCCAGTGGAGGTGAGAGTCATGGTGTCGCCGTGCAATGCGCCGTCGTATACCGTGGGCCGCCCACCAAAGCCGCCGGGAGTTGCATTAGGTGGTGGCGGAGGTGGGACGGTAGCGAAGTGAACCTTACCGGCTTCAATGCTCCCTTGCATGGGAATTCCGTTGGGATCGCGACCGTACCACTTGCCCGTCAAGGTATTGCCGTTCTGAGTCAGTTCGAAGAAGGTTTCGCGAAAGGTACCATCGCCGTTCGGAACTCGCAGATCCCAATATCCGGTCAGATTTCCCTGTGCATGTGCGGCCGCAGCCGTAAGCAGCACTCCAG contains the following coding sequences:
- a CDS encoding glycoside hydrolase family 27 protein encodes the protein MSIRVRMDRKFVCFAAGVLLTAAAAHAQGNLTGYWDLRVPNGDGTFRETFFELTQNGNTLTGKWYGRDPNGIPMQGSIEAGKVHFATVPPPPPPNATPGGFGGRPTVYDGALHGDTMTLTSTGFRGQTMTGEAVRSTREAAMPPAPLPLPALRDLPDNGLVRTPPMGWNSWNKFAGRVTEADVRAAADALVSTGMSKMGYIYVNIDDTWEGGRDANGNIQLNQKFHDMKALADYVHSKGLKLGIYSSPGPKNCAGYTGSFGHEAQDAKTYASWGIDYLKYDLCSARNIYKSTPEIHQALYQKMGEALQSTGRPIVFSLCQYGENDPWKWGYKAGGNLWRTTGDIRDQWESMDRIGFSQIDIATYNHPGRWNDPDMLEVGNGGMSADEYRTHMSLWSLLSAPLIAGNDLSNMSEETKSILMNGDVIAIDQDSAVHPVQRQAKQGTVEVLTRLMSDGSTVVGLFNRGNAPAPASLDWTALSTRPGFKVRDLWKHEPVNVSGTPYQATVPVHGVVLLRVTP